A genomic region of Oryza glaberrima chromosome 1, OglaRS2, whole genome shotgun sequence contains the following coding sequences:
- the LOC127776013 gene encoding putative receptor-like protein kinase At3g47110, with protein sequence MGSNKLQANDDGDWEFLRYFTNCTRLQVIDLSDNTLGGILPSFIANLSSSIQWLSMAKNQISGIIPLGIGSLNGLEDLEFQGSGKYGSVYRGNMSLPSAVNVVVAVKVFTLQHASSSRSSMAECEALRNVKHRNLIKIITCCSSMDTRGNDFRALVFEFMPKYSLDRWLHPRIHEQTHKLSIAQLLNIAVDVADAIDHLHNNSCPTVIHCDLKPSNILLSADWIAYVADIGLAKLVGESIEQSSLSAGDSSTVGIRGTIGYVAPEYGAGGQASVVGDAYSFGITLLEMFTGKAPTDNMFREGLTLHLHAEMTLPEKISEIIDPALLHVEQYDNDAEILTCLSSVIEVGVSCSKENPSERMDMKHAAAKLNRIREGKYRE encoded by the exons ATGGGGAGTAACAAGCTGCAAGCTAATGATGATGGGGATTGGGAGTTCCTGAGATATTTCACAAACTGCACCCGACTTCAGGTGATAGATCTTAGTGACAACACCCTTGGGGGAATACTTCCAAGTTTTATTGCTAATTTATCAAGTTCAATCCAGTGGCTAAGCATGGCAAAAAACCAAATCTCTGGGATAATTCCTCTAGGTATTGGAAGCCTTAATGGACTTGAGGACTTAGAATTCCAAG GATCTGGAAAATATGGATCAGTGTATAGAGGAAATATGTCTCTTCCATCTGCTGTGAATGTTGTTGTGGCTGTCAAAGTGTTCACTCTTCAGCATGCTAGTTCTTCCCGAAGTTCCATGGCAGAATGTGAGGCTCTGAGGAATGTGAAACATCGGAACCTGATCAAGATTATCACCTGCTGCTCTAGTATGGATACCAGAGGCAATGACTTCCGAGCTCTAGTGTTTGAGTTCATGCCCAAGTACAGCCTGGACAGGTGGCTGCACCCAAGAATCCATGAGCAGACACACAAGTTGAGCATTGCCCAACTGTTAAACATCGCTGTTGATGTTGCCGATGCCATAGACCATCTTCACAACAACAGTTGCCCGACAGTGATTCATTGTGATTTGAAGCCTAGCAACATCCTCCTTAGTGCTGACTGGATTGCTTATGTTGCTGACATTGGACTTGCAAAGCTGGTTGGCGAATCCATAGAACAATCCAGTTTGAGTGCTGGGGACAGCAGCACTGTTGGGATAAGAGGAACCATAGGATATGTTGCTCCAG AATATGGAGCAGGTGGGCAAGCATCTGTTGTTGGTGATGCCTACAGCTTTGGGATTACTCTGCTTGAGATGTTCACAGGGAAGGCACCAACTGATAATATGTTCAGAGAAGGCTTGACCCTGCACTTACATGCTGAGATGACCTTGCCTGAAAAAATATCAGAAATCATTGACCCAGCACTGTTGCACGTGGAACAGTATGACAACGATGCAGAGATACTCACTTGCTTATCTTCTGTAATAGAAGTTGGTGTGTCATGTTCAAAGGAAAACCCATCAGAAAGAATGGACATGAAACATGCTGCTGCTAAGCTGAACAGGATCAGAGAG GGAAAATACAGAGAGTGA
- the LOC127775921 gene encoding LRR receptor-like serine/threonine-protein kinase EFR, translated as MAIPILHNIIRLLFLLTFWPAFSSSLAGEYSDREALVQFRAALSVSDQLGSLSSWNGSTGSDFCRWGGVTCSRRHPGRVTSLNLSSLGLAGSISPVIGNLTFLHTLNLFNNTLSGEIDHLVISRLHRLRYLELAYNHFSGEIPAGLCNCSNLVYISVEANELHGAIPSCLGSLLQLKVLYLGENNLTGIVPPSLGNLTMLLQIAFYQNQLEGTIPEGLSSLRYLQYIQASRNSLSGTLPPLFFNISSLQYLGFSSNKLHGRLPPDAGDG; from the coding sequence ATGGCGATTCCAATTCTCCACAATATCATTCGACTGTTGTTCCTCCTCACATTCTGGCCGGctttctcttcctccctcgCTGGCGAGTACAGTGACAGAGAAGCACTAGTGCAATTCAGGGCGGCGCTGTCAGTGTCAGACCAGTTGGGCTCACTGAGCTCATGGAATGGCAGTACCGGCTCCGACTTCTGCCGGTGGGGTGGCGTGACATGCAGCCGCCGGCATCCGGGCAGGGTAACCTCTTTAAATCTGAGTTCATTAGGTCTCGCAGGAAGCATCTCTCCTGTCATTGGCAACCTCACTTTCCTTCACACCCTCAATCTCTTCAACAACACACTCTCTGGAGAGATAGATCATCTCGTCATCAGCCGACTACATCGCCTGCGCTATCTTGAGTTAGCGTACAACCACTTCAGTGGCGAGATTCCTGCTGGGCTCTGCAACTGTTCCAACCTTGTGTATATCAGCGTGGAGGCCAATGAGCTCCATGGGGCGATTCCGAGCTGTCTGGGATCGTTGCTGCAGCTGAAAGTTCTTTACCTTGGTGAGAACAATCTCACAGGAATTGTCCCTCCATCGCTCGGCAACCTTACCATGCTTCTACAAATAGCATTCTATCAGAATCAGCTGGAAGGAACCATACCAGAGGGCCTTTCCAGCTTGAGATATCTGCAATATATCCAAGCCTCGAGGAACAGCCTCTCGGGCACACTACCACCTCTATTCTTCAACATATCGTCTCTTCAATACCTTGGTTTCAGTTCAAACAAGCTGCACGGCAGATTGCCACCCGATGCTggtgatggataa